One segment of Streptomyces bathyalis DNA contains the following:
- a CDS encoding uridine kinase, translating to MRLEAITWERLTEQLAGLVEERAAGSGDGGEWRRVAVDGAPPARPGVLAGRLSEALRLRGLPTLVVDADSFLRADSLRFEFGKQDPDAYYDLWHDTGALWREVFGPLDPGGDGRVLPDLRTSSADRPTRSARVQLPPGGVMLLHGPFLLGRWFPFDLSVHLGLSGGALERQTPADERWKLPAFARYEEEVAPRETADVFVRADKPEHPAWNGPPRHGSSLTD from the coding sequence GATCACCTGGGAACGCCTCACCGAGCAGCTCGCCGGCCTCGTCGAGGAGCGGGCCGCCGGCTCGGGGGACGGCGGCGAGTGGCGCCGCGTCGCCGTCGACGGCGCGCCGCCCGCGCGGCCCGGGGTCCTCGCCGGCCGGCTGTCCGAGGCCCTGCGCCTGCGCGGCCTCCCCACGCTCGTCGTGGACGCCGACAGCTTCCTGCGGGCGGACTCCCTGCGCTTCGAGTTCGGCAAGCAGGACCCCGACGCGTACTACGACCTCTGGCACGACACCGGAGCCCTGTGGCGTGAGGTCTTCGGTCCCCTGGACCCGGGCGGCGACGGCCGCGTCCTGCCCGATCTGCGGACCTCGTCGGCCGACCGGCCCACGCGCAGCGCTCGCGTTCAACTGCCACCGGGTGGCGTGATGTTGCTGCACGGGCCGTTCCTTCTCGGGAGATGGTTCCCCTTCGACCTGTCGGTGCATCTGGGACTCTCCGGCGGGGCCCTGGAGCGGCAGACGCCGGCGGACGAGCGCTGGAAGCTGCCGGCGTTCGCCCGTTACGAGGAGGAGGTGGCCCCGCGGGAGACGGCGGACGTCTTCGTGCGCGCCGACAAGCCGGAGCATCCCGCGTGGAACGGCCCGCCGCGGCACGGCAGTTCACTGACGGACTGA